One Alkaliphilus sp. B6464 genomic window carries:
- a CDS encoding DUF302 domain-containing protein has translation MSINCTVQTNRSFEKAIEDLKKSLSNHNFAVLWELNFKDKPKEKGLYFDKNFKILEVCNPVQTKKC, from the coding sequence ATGAGCATAAACTGTACGGTACAGACAAATAGGAGCTTTGAAAAGGCTATTGAGGATCTAAAGAAAAGCTTAAGCAATCATAATTTTGCGGTGTTATGGGAGTTGAATTTTAAGGATAAGCCTAAGGAAAAAGGACTATATTTTGATAAAAATTTTAAAATATTAGAGGTATGTAACCCTGTACAAACAAAAAAGTGTTGA
- a CDS encoding SHOCT domain-containing protein yields the protein MMGYGYGLMGGFGMIIPLILIVLVIYAVVKLMQNNNGNYDMRNGKNDAIDILNQRYAKGEISEEEYMQKKKMLRD from the coding sequence ATGATGGGGTATGGATATGGATTGATGGGTGGCTTTGGTATGATTATTCCATTAATATTAATAGTATTGGTTATATATGCAGTAGTGAAATTAATGCAGAATAATAATGGGAATTATGATATGCGAAATGGGAAAAATGATGCTATTGATATCTTAAATCAAAGATATGCAAAGGGAGAAATTTCAGAAGAAGAGTATATGCAAAAGAAGAAAATGTTAAGAGATTGA